From the genome of Mesorhizobium japonicum MAFF 303099, one region includes:
- the gspM gene encoding type II secretion system protein GspM, giving the protein MLSTILNTRPTIRRLIALAIAAVTACVLAWVVFAAFDSVASVQAGIEEKRELLGQLQSVAALAKRLDSAASPEAAANPEFLTGGSEAIIRGGLQTRLNAIAAANGVSVLSAGNAPVLSEAGVDFIGLRANLSGSLEGIHNAILAIETSLPVLFIREATLRTTDVGPAAGRTGDPELFAEILFYGPLQTPMAPAGVKP; this is encoded by the coding sequence ATGCTCTCCACCATCCTCAACACAAGGCCGACGATCCGCCGCCTGATCGCGCTGGCGATCGCCGCGGTCACGGCCTGCGTGCTTGCCTGGGTGGTGTTCGCGGCGTTCGACAGCGTCGCCTCCGTACAGGCCGGGATCGAGGAAAAGCGCGAGCTTCTCGGCCAGTTGCAGAGCGTGGCCGCCCTGGCAAAGCGCCTCGACAGCGCCGCCAGTCCGGAAGCCGCGGCCAATCCCGAATTTCTCACCGGCGGCAGCGAGGCGATCATCCGCGGCGGGCTGCAGACCCGGCTGAACGCGATTGCCGCCGCCAATGGGGTCAGCGTGCTGTCGGCTGGCAATGCACCGGTGCTCAGCGAAGCCGGCGTCGATTTCATCGGGCTGCGGGCCAACCTTTCGGGATCGCTGGAAGGCATCCACAACGCCATCCTCGCCATCGAGACGTCGCTGCCGGTGCTGTTCATCCGCGAGGCCACCTTGCGCACCACCGATGTCGGGCCGGCGGCGGGACGGACCGGCGATCCCGAGCTTTTCGCCGAGATCCTGTTTTACGGGCCGCTGCAAACACCGATGGCACCCGCCGGGGTCAAACCATGA